A genomic segment from Candidatus Cloacimonadaceae bacterium encodes:
- the alr gene encoding alanine racemase, giving the protein MHKIRERSWVEIDLAAYRHNLQALKALMHPKQEFLQIVKADAYGHGAFEIARIAVLEGAVMLGVANADEGKLLRVQGCKIPILILSPSLETELDAILAYDLIPSVSDAAFLFSLNNAAVKAEMRVRIHLKFDTGMHRSGAHCEDWEKLINALDKCANLTLEGIFSHFASSESDKEYSAFQEMCFDELIGKLKHKPRYIHISNSSAIVNGMGQNSNLVRLGILCFGVYTHPAQIPIIDLKPVMTFKAAISQIKSISAGAGLGYNLTWTAARDTRYAIIPIGYADGYDFLLSNRGIVLVNDSLCPVIGRISMDMITIDITDVEDVRIGDEATLLGVGHPALRAEMLAAQYNGSAYELLCQVGRRAKRYYFDENGLVTSSPLSRRDFVSSDFSDSKLAQIIESALAQRLQSEEIGELISREILRNFFYNKDMDIHYRKNFKHKVRFDTSDRVGYYRAHTELSFRKILQNDYFIVACANSDEALKAYFRRNDVEYRWLMDDNFTLSAEVFELSEVRVNDLVLDTELINNGDCFEIRCFHPSLKSLVGREMEFFINTRTLYPTASHQLSIFITELTHGVSIIYEYPETIKSVETIPFFSGQNKFPMITKQGNSISVETSAEEWVFPLSGVVFAY; this is encoded by the coding sequence ATGCACAAGATCCGCGAACGTAGCTGGGTGGAAATCGATCTCGCCGCTTATCGTCATAACCTTCAAGCACTCAAAGCTTTGATGCATCCAAAGCAGGAATTCCTGCAAATCGTCAAAGCCGATGCCTATGGTCACGGAGCCTTTGAGATCGCCAGGATCGCGGTTTTGGAAGGAGCCGTCATGCTCGGAGTCGCCAATGCCGATGAAGGCAAGCTGCTCCGCGTTCAGGGCTGCAAGATTCCCATTTTGATCCTGTCTCCCTCTTTGGAAACTGAGTTGGACGCCATCCTCGCCTATGATTTGATCCCAAGCGTTTCTGACGCCGCTTTTCTCTTTTCCTTGAATAATGCCGCTGTCAAGGCGGAAATGCGCGTCCGCATTCATCTCAAGTTCGACACGGGCATGCATCGCAGCGGAGCCCACTGCGAGGATTGGGAAAAGCTGATCAATGCATTGGACAAATGTGCAAACCTCACCCTGGAGGGAATCTTTTCCCATTTCGCCAGCAGCGAAAGCGACAAAGAATACAGCGCTTTTCAGGAGATGTGCTTTGATGAATTGATCGGCAAACTGAAACACAAACCCCGCTATATCCACATCTCAAACAGCTCCGCCATCGTCAATGGGATGGGACAAAACAGCAATCTCGTGCGCCTGGGCATCCTTTGCTTTGGAGTTTACACCCACCCCGCGCAAATCCCGATCATCGATCTCAAACCGGTGATGACCTTCAAAGCCGCAATTTCTCAGATCAAGAGCATCTCCGCAGGCGCGGGGCTTGGCTATAATCTCACCTGGACTGCCGCGCGTGATACACGCTATGCCATCATACCAATCGGCTATGCGGATGGTTACGACTTCCTGCTGTCGAACCGCGGAATTGTGTTGGTAAACGATTCTCTCTGTCCCGTGATCGGTAGAATCAGCATGGATATGATCACCATCGATATCACCGATGTGGAAGATGTCCGGATCGGGGACGAAGCTACGCTTTTAGGAGTCGGACATCCAGCTTTGAGAGCGGAAATGCTTGCCGCGCAATATAATGGCTCAGCATACGAACTTCTCTGCCAAGTGGGCAGACGCGCCAAACGCTATTACTTTGACGAAAATGGATTGGTGACCAGTTCTCCACTGTCGCGGCGCGATTTTGTGTCCTCGGATTTCAGCGATTCCAAGCTTGCTCAGATCATCGAATCCGCCCTCGCGCAGAGATTGCAAAGCGAGGAAATCGGCGAACTCATCTCCCGCGAGATATTGCGCAACTTCTTTTACAACAAGGATATGGATATCCATTACCGCAAAAACTTCAAGCACAAAGTGCGCTTTGATACATCGGACAGGGTTGGCTACTACCGTGCGCACACTGAGCTGAGCTTTCGCAAGATATTACAAAACGACTATTTCATCGTTGCCTGCGCCAATTCGGACGAAGCCTTGAAAGCATATTTCAGACGCAACGACGTCGAGTATAGATGGTTGATGGACGATAATTTCACTCTCAGCGCGGAAGTCTTCGAATTGAGCGAAGTCCGCGTCAATGACCTTGTGCTCGATACCGAACTCATAAATAACGGCGATTGTTTCGAAATCCGCTGCTTCCATCCGTCGCTGAAGTCTCTTGTGGGCAGGGAGATGGAGTTTTTTATCAACACCAGGACGCTATATCCAACCGCCTCGCATCAACTCAGCATCTTCATCACCGAGCTCACCCACGGAGTCAGCATCATATACGAATATCCAGAGACGATCAAATCTGTGGAGACGATCCCCTTTTTCTCCGGTCAAAACAAGTTTCCAATGATCACCAAACAAGGCAATTCAATCAGCGTTGAAACCTCCGCGGAAGAATGGGTATTCCCCCTCTCCGGCGTAGTTTTTGCATATTGA
- a CDS encoding 2-oxoacid:acceptor oxidoreductase family protein, giving the protein MKTELICAGFGGQGVLTIGKFIAQAGMKEGKHVSWLPSYGPEMRGGTANVATVVSNEPIASPIVSYPDILVALNQPSLDKFGPTVRKGGVIIINTDMCPHGIKRDDVVIVAAPMSEIAKEIGSVMVLNMLAIGMVIGKTKLIKYDTMEHDLTEFLKEKNVDLLEKNLTAIKRGMELGRQ; this is encoded by the coding sequence ATGAAAACTGAACTGATTTGTGCCGGGTTCGGAGGACAGGGCGTCCTCACTATCGGCAAGTTCATCGCCCAAGCCGGAATGAAAGAAGGCAAACACGTTTCCTGGCTGCCTTCTTATGGACCTGAAATGCGTGGCGGTACCGCAAATGTGGCTACTGTCGTTTCCAACGAGCCGATCGCTTCGCCCATAGTCAGCTATCCGGATATCCTCGTGGCGTTGAATCAACCGTCATTGGACAAGTTTGGCCCAACCGTCCGCAAAGGCGGAGTCATCATCATCAATACGGACATGTGCCCACATGGCATCAAACGCGATGACGTCGTTATCGTTGCCGCTCCGATGAGCGAGATCGCCAAAGAGATCGGCAGCGTGATGGTGCTCAATATGCTCGCCATCGGCATGGTCATCGGCAAGACGAAACTGATCAAATATGATACCATGGAACACGACCTCACCGAATTCCTCAAAGAGAAAAACGTCGATTTGTTGGAAAAAAACCTCACCGCCATTAAACGCGGTATGGAATTGGGAAGACAATAG
- a CDS encoding thiamine pyrophosphate-dependent enzyme, with protein MEVIATRPSTFTKTPFTYCPGCLHGVAHRLIAEAVEEFGLINKMAGVAPVGCSVFAYKFFNFDMAQAAHGRAPAVATGMKRARPDMHVFTYQGDGDLAAIGTAEIIHAANRGEHISVFFVNNAIYGMTGGQMAPTTLPDMKTTTSPYGRKVDDIGYPIRASELLATLVAPYYIERVSLLSPAEIIKAKKAVNKAIQYNKEGRGFTFVELISTCPTNWGIDPVKSRDWARENMLPFFKVGCFRDKGEGVE; from the coding sequence ATGGAAGTAATCGCAACCAGACCAAGCACATTCACCAAAACCCCGTTCACTTATTGTCCCGGCTGTCTGCATGGCGTGGCGCACCGCCTCATCGCCGAAGCGGTCGAGGAATTTGGGCTCATCAACAAGATGGCCGGCGTCGCACCTGTCGGCTGCTCGGTTTTCGCATATAAGTTCTTCAATTTTGACATGGCGCAAGCCGCACATGGCAGAGCTCCGGCTGTTGCGACAGGCATGAAACGCGCGAGGCCGGATATGCATGTCTTCACCTATCAGGGAGATGGAGATCTTGCCGCCATCGGCACCGCGGAGATCATCCATGCCGCAAACCGCGGAGAGCACATCAGCGTGTTCTTCGTCAATAACGCCATCTATGGCATGACTGGCGGACAGATGGCTCCGACAACCCTGCCGGACATGAAAACCACCACCAGTCCATACGGACGCAAGGTGGACGACATCGGTTATCCCATCCGCGCAAGCGAATTGCTGGCAACCTTGGTAGCTCCATATTATATCGAACGCGTGTCGCTGCTCAGCCCGGCGGAGATTATCAAAGCCAAGAAAGCGGTCAACAAAGCGATTCAATACAACAAGGAAGGACGAGGTTTCACTTTTGTGGAATTGATCAGCACCTGTCCCACAAACTGGGGCATCGATCCGGTCAAATCACGCGATTGGGCACGGGAAAACATGCTTCCCTTCTTCAAAGTGGGCTGTTTCCGTGACAAAGGCGAGGGAGTAGAATAA
- a CDS encoding 3-methyl-2-oxobutanoate dehydrogenase subunit VorB, whose translation MSKVLMKGNEAVAEAALRAGCRLYFAYPITPQSELIEYMAKMMPKVGGTFIQAESEIAAINMVYGAAGCGKRVMTSSSSPGISLKMEGISYLAGSELPAVIVNVQRGGPGLGDIQPAQGDYFQATKGGGHGDYRCIVLAPSSVQEFADMASEAFELADKYRNPVLILADGMLGQMMEPVEFKPAKSAEEMEELGKQHDSWCICPNEDGDSKHHHEINSLEIDPLVLEKHVNQLFAKYAIVNRDELRYEKYNVNDDNEILCVAWGTASRIVKSAVHELNCEGKNIGLIRPITCWPYPYAAIHAAIGKKVKQVYVFELNTGQMLDDVKIAVAGKVPIKFWGKVGGIVFTPAEIKAKLEACF comes from the coding sequence ATGTCTAAAGTTCTGATGAAAGGAAACGAAGCGGTTGCCGAAGCCGCTCTCCGTGCGGGCTGTCGCCTCTATTTTGCTTATCCAATCACCCCGCAAAGCGAATTGATCGAATACATGGCAAAAATGATGCCCAAGGTAGGCGGGACATTTATCCAAGCGGAGAGCGAAATCGCCGCCATCAACATGGTCTATGGCGCCGCGGGCTGTGGAAAACGCGTCATGACCTCATCTTCCTCCCCCGGCATTTCGTTGAAAATGGAAGGCATTTCCTATCTTGCCGGCTCCGAGCTTCCCGCCGTAATCGTGAATGTCCAACGCGGAGGTCCCGGCTTGGGAGACATCCAACCCGCCCAGGGTGATTATTTTCAAGCCACTAAAGGCGGTGGACACGGAGATTACCGCTGCATCGTCCTTGCCCCAAGTTCCGTCCAGGAATTCGCAGACATGGCAAGCGAAGCTTTCGAATTGGCGGATAAATATCGCAATCCAGTGCTCATCCTCGCGGACGGCATGCTCGGGCAAATGATGGAGCCGGTGGAATTCAAGCCCGCCAAGAGCGCCGAGGAAATGGAAGAACTTGGCAAACAACACGATTCTTGGTGTATTTGTCCAAATGAAGACGGTGACTCCAAACACCATCATGAGATCAATTCTCTCGAGATTGACCCGCTCGTGCTTGAAAAACACGTCAACCAGCTCTTTGCCAAATATGCCATCGTAAACCGCGACGAGCTGCGCTATGAAAAGTATAACGTGAACGACGACAACGAGATCCTCTGCGTAGCCTGGGGCACCGCCTCACGCATCGTCAAATCCGCAGTCCACGAACTCAACTGCGAAGGAAAAAACATCGGGCTCATCCGACCCATCACCTGCTGGCCATATCCCTACGCAGCGATCCACGCCGCGATTGGAAAGAAGGTCAAGCAAGTGTATGTCTTTGAATTAAATACGGGACAAATGTTAGACGATGTCAAGATCGCTGTTGCCGGCAAAGTGCCGATTAAGTTTTGGGGCAAGGTTGGCGGCATCGTCTTCACCCCCGCAGAGATCAAAGCCAAGCTGGAAGCTTGTTTTTAA
- a CDS encoding ferredoxin family protein yields MTVDPTYCKGCGLCIVACPKKIIRFSDNINAKGYHYSECFDQEACIACKMCYLTCPDVAIKIEK; encoded by the coding sequence ATGACGGTTGACCCAACTTATTGTAAAGGCTGTGGTCTCTGCATCGTTGCTTGTCCGAAAAAGATAATACGCTTTTCGGATAACATCAATGCCAAGGGGTACCACTATTCCGAGTGTTTTGATCAGGAAGCTTGTATCGCATGTAAGATGTGCTATTTGACCTGTCCTGACGTAGCAATCAAGATTGAAAAGTGA
- a CDS encoding peptidylprolyl isomerase, with translation MKRIIPALLIILMALLTACSVNQGRLAGKVNGTPIPYDEFIAANRGHYENFWMLNNRAPGIDEKQEIMRQTWRNITKHVILKDNFKKYGIRVSPQEMIDTLKTNIPPYLKTSPRFMVNGVFDYNIYLQSLLYDTPENLLPVRKHYFDYLIPILKLKNELIDRKMLTKKESKRITQVLAGKADIDWVIVDATNIQPIISESEITQYYQKNLDQYRMDESFALAYILLPVRPSAEDMIYAAAVTDSIFTELRSGEPAQSVIARHKVHYPGIILKNSGFLRNADLDPKLYAMFSAMKESDYSPPVEDSGSFTIYHLEQLTKSMTSFNTITIVASPLAASVKRSRSAAERLYQLAQTVGMENAANEMSLSYVPIKNLNPESVWIGDSAILETIFKELHDKKRGHIFTPIYSNQLFAWVVVQMTDNQLNRVRPLSSVQNDIVAVLRQSKSIEIAKVTASEWLRNQTAGIINLAALPHSSKESVPSMSFTTPLGDIKVGMIYYDAIRRYLDKSATQVYVAGTTILIPFVKNHRIDKNAVVSPVQLRETYKRTLNEDWFDLWVEDQIRCANVSIFVNM, from the coding sequence ATGAAACGTATCATCCCTGCACTGTTAATCATCCTGATGGCACTGCTGACCGCTTGTTCCGTCAATCAGGGTCGGCTCGCCGGCAAGGTCAATGGCACCCCCATCCCCTATGACGAATTTATTGCGGCTAATCGCGGACACTATGAAAATTTCTGGATGCTAAACAACCGCGCGCCAGGCATCGACGAGAAACAAGAAATCATGCGCCAAACCTGGAGAAACATCACCAAACACGTGATCCTCAAAGACAATTTTAAAAAATACGGCATCCGCGTCAGTCCCCAGGAAATGATCGACACCCTCAAAACCAATATCCCGCCATACCTGAAGACCTCACCGCGATTCATGGTAAACGGCGTTTTCGACTACAACATCTACCTGCAATCCCTCCTCTATGACACTCCGGAAAACCTGCTGCCGGTTCGCAAGCACTACTTCGACTATCTGATCCCGATCTTGAAACTCAAAAACGAACTCATCGACCGGAAAATGCTCACCAAAAAAGAAAGCAAGCGAATCACACAAGTCCTTGCCGGCAAAGCCGATATCGATTGGGTGATCGTCGATGCCACCAATATCCAACCCATTATCTCCGAAAGCGAAATCACCCAATATTATCAGAAAAACTTAGATCAATATCGGATGGACGAGAGCTTTGCTCTCGCCTATATCCTCCTCCCTGTCAGACCAAGCGCGGAAGACATGATCTATGCAGCAGCGGTGACGGATTCCATCTTTACGGAGCTCAGAAGCGGAGAACCCGCTCAGAGCGTGATCGCCAGACACAAAGTCCATTATCCGGGCATCATCCTCAAAAACAGCGGTTTCCTCCGCAATGCCGATCTCGATCCCAAGCTCTATGCCATGTTTTCCGCTATGAAAGAAAGCGATTATAGCCCGCCGGTTGAAGATTCCGGCTCATTCACGATCTATCACCTGGAACAGCTCACGAAGAGCATGACCAGTTTCAATACCATTACCATTGTCGCATCGCCGTTAGCCGCCAGCGTGAAAAGATCAAGAAGCGCAGCAGAAAGGCTTTACCAGCTTGCTCAGACGGTGGGCATGGAAAACGCCGCCAACGAAATGTCTTTGAGCTATGTTCCAATCAAAAACCTCAATCCTGAATCCGTCTGGATCGGAGACAGCGCCATCCTCGAGACGATATTTAAAGAGCTTCACGATAAAAAGCGCGGACACATATTTACTCCGATATATTCAAACCAGCTTTTCGCCTGGGTGGTCGTGCAGATGACGGACAATCAGCTCAACCGCGTGCGCCCTCTTTCCTCCGTGCAAAATGATATTGTCGCCGTTCTCAGACAGAGCAAAAGCATCGAGATCGCCAAAGTAACCGCTTCCGAATGGCTGCGTAACCAAACTGCCGGTATTATCAATCTCGCCGCTCTCCCCCACTCTTCCAAGGAATCAGTCCCCTCCATGAGTTTCACCACTCCCTTGGGGGACATCAAAGTCGGCATGATCTACTATGATGCCATCCGCCGCTATCTGGATAAGTCCGCTACGCAAGTCTATGTAGCCGGAACCACTATTCTCATACCATTTGTCAAAAATCACCGCATTGATAAAAATGCCGTCGTCTCACCGGTTCAATTGCGCGAGACTTACAAGCGAACCCTGAACGAAGACTGGTTTGACCTCTGGGTGGAAGATCAAATCCGCTGCGCCAACGTGAGCATTTTTGTGAATATGTGA
- the mutS gene encoding DNA mismatch repair protein MutS produces MLEKPISETNLTPMLKQFQDVKNTHPDKLVLFRMGDFYETFFEDAYTASKILNITLTTRNKNADNPVPLAGFPYHALDNYLDKLIKAGIKVAICEQVEDPKKAIGLVKREVVEIITPGTVLDQSLLEGSANVYLCAIYYEDEKRKIGIARLDLSTGEFAFTELPLAELSNELLRLKPAEIIVDGLKSEELIKSLKLEYNPTLTIFDSWLYRPSEAISTLKKHFQVSSLEAFGAHNKNIGATAAGAALAYVQSLYNVPLKHISSLTFYSLSSYMQLDEISRRNLELTRSIRYGTKHGSLLSVIDQTQTPMGSRLLQNWLLHPLLDLTIIIQRQAMIKALLTNTAYLKDLRHTLRDIGDISRIVSRLGALRINPRELQSLKSYLLVAIELQTKLSHFSEPLFDPFLILLSGFEDIVGLLDRAIRANPPITVTEGGIFNSGYHTDLDELLEIIHDGKSWIAKLEDDERKKTGISSLKVGYNKVFGYYIEVSAAHKSKVPDYYIGKQTLVNSERYISPRLKDFEAKVLSSEEKIKNLEYELYKDLRIAIAAHLPRLQELGDGIALLDVLGNLAFLAWQNEYCCPEFSSDRALIIRDGRHPVIEKLIESDHFIPNDTELDYPDTSVAIITGPNMAGKSTYLRQVGLLVIMAQIGSFVPAKKLTMPIFDRVFTRVGASDNLAQGQSTFLVEMIETANILHSATSESLILLDEIGRGTSTFDGLSLAWAIIEHIQKFKHALTLFATHYHELTELENIYPDIRNYNVAVKEYNDQMIFLRKIERGGADQSYGIQVARLAGIPDRVVRRAKEILKNLEEHEISPQGLTAAIRRKLNRNLPQMELFEAIIDKAGENDPIIEEIKDLDLDQLTPIQAWQKLKEIQQRL; encoded by the coding sequence ATGCTGGAAAAACCAATCTCCGAGACCAACCTCACTCCAATGCTGAAGCAGTTTCAGGATGTCAAAAACACTCATCCGGACAAGCTTGTCCTCTTTCGTATGGGAGACTTTTACGAGACCTTCTTTGAGGATGCCTATACTGCCTCCAAGATACTCAACATCACTCTCACAACGCGCAATAAAAACGCCGACAACCCTGTTCCCCTCGCTGGATTTCCCTATCACGCACTGGATAATTATCTGGACAAATTGATCAAAGCCGGCATCAAGGTCGCTATCTGCGAGCAGGTGGAAGACCCCAAAAAAGCGATCGGCTTGGTCAAACGCGAAGTCGTGGAAATCATCACCCCCGGCACGGTGCTCGACCAATCGCTTTTGGAAGGCAGTGCCAACGTCTATCTATGTGCCATCTATTACGAGGACGAAAAGCGCAAGATCGGCATCGCCAGGCTCGATCTTTCCACCGGAGAGTTTGCCTTCACCGAGCTCCCTCTGGCTGAACTGAGCAATGAACTGTTGCGCCTCAAACCGGCGGAGATCATCGTGGACGGACTCAAAAGCGAGGAACTGATCAAAAGCCTCAAACTGGAATATAATCCCACGCTCACGATCTTCGATTCCTGGCTCTACCGTCCATCCGAAGCGATCTCCACGCTCAAGAAACACTTTCAGGTCAGCTCGTTGGAAGCCTTCGGAGCCCACAACAAAAACATCGGAGCCACCGCCGCCGGAGCCGCTCTCGCCTACGTTCAATCGCTTTACAACGTTCCTCTCAAGCACATTTCCTCACTGACCTTTTACTCCCTGTCAAGCTATATGCAGTTGGACGAGATTAGCCGTCGCAACCTGGAATTGACGCGCTCGATCCGCTATGGCACCAAACACGGCAGTCTGCTTTCGGTGATCGACCAAACCCAGACACCGATGGGCTCTCGCCTTTTGCAAAACTGGCTGCTGCATCCGCTACTGGATCTGACCATCATCATCCAAAGACAGGCAATGATCAAAGCCCTGCTAACAAACACCGCTTATCTAAAGGACTTGCGCCACACTCTGCGGGACATCGGAGATATTTCGCGGATCGTTTCGCGTTTGGGAGCGCTGAGGATCAACCCCAGAGAGCTTCAATCGCTCAAATCCTATCTGCTCGTCGCCATTGAACTCCAAACCAAGCTATCCCATTTCAGCGAACCGCTTTTTGATCCCTTTTTGATCCTACTCTCCGGGTTCGAGGACATCGTGGGCTTGCTGGATAGAGCCATCAGAGCCAATCCGCCTATCACAGTCACCGAAGGCGGAATCTTCAATTCCGGATATCATACCGATCTGGACGAACTCCTGGAAATCATCCACGATGGCAAATCATGGATCGCCAAGCTGGAAGACGACGAACGCAAAAAGACCGGTATCTCCTCTCTGAAAGTAGGCTATAACAAGGTATTCGGCTACTATATCGAAGTGTCCGCCGCCCACAAAAGCAAGGTGCCGGATTATTACATCGGCAAACAAACATTGGTCAATTCCGAGCGCTATATCTCCCCGCGGCTCAAGGATTTTGAAGCCAAGGTGCTCAGTTCCGAAGAAAAGATCAAAAATCTTGAGTATGAACTCTATAAAGATCTACGCATCGCCATTGCAGCGCATCTTCCACGTTTGCAGGAGCTTGGAGATGGCATCGCGCTCTTGGACGTCTTGGGTAATCTCGCTTTTCTGGCTTGGCAAAACGAATATTGCTGTCCGGAGTTTTCCTCTGATCGGGCGCTGATCATCCGCGACGGCAGGCATCCGGTGATCGAAAAACTGATCGAAAGCGACCATTTTATCCCCAATGATACCGAGCTTGACTATCCCGATACTTCCGTCGCGATCATCACAGGACCAAACATGGCGGGAAAATCCACCTATCTGCGGCAGGTGGGGCTGCTCGTCATCATGGCTCAAATCGGTTCCTTCGTTCCGGCAAAAAAGCTGACCATGCCGATTTTCGACCGCGTTTTCACCCGCGTAGGCGCTTCCGACAACCTTGCCCAAGGGCAAAGCACCTTTTTGGTGGAAATGATCGAAACGGCGAACATCCTCCATTCCGCCACATCCGAATCCCTGATCCTTTTGGATGAGATCGGCAGAGGAACAAGCACTTTCGACGGGCTCAGCCTGGCGTGGGCGATCATCGAACACATCCAGAAGTTCAAGCATGCACTCACCCTTTTTGCCACCCATTATCACGAACTCACCGAGCTCGAAAACATCTATCCCGACATTCGCAACTACAACGTCGCGGTGAAGGAATATAACGACCAGATGATCTTTCTGCGCAAGATCGAACGCGGCGGCGCGGATCAAAGCTATGGCATACAGGTGGCGAGGCTTGCCGGCATCCCCGATCGCGTCGTTCGCCGTGCCAAAGAGATACTGAAGAACCTTGAGGAACATGAAATCAGCCCGCAAGGGCTCACAGCCGCCATCCGCAGAAAACTCAACCGAAATTTACCTCAGATGGAACTCTTTGAAGCCATCATCGACAAAGCCGGCGAAAACGATCCCATCATCGAAGAGATCAAAGACCTCGATCTGGATCAACTCACGCCGATTCAAGCCTGGCAAAAACTGAAAGAAATCCAACAACGCCTGTAA
- a CDS encoding SPOR domain-containing protein encodes MLSFEQSRKIALLVIGMLFLTILLAAIPRKEFQSLQSLYDSGRLDELAGQLISVKPANDEERAQVLHLNAMLKIKKSEITALLEQNIDKYPKTKYGQISMLERAKLHIIEREAVFARNLLLRVTSTDMMERFYWLCVCAEMQDDYSAMISNAENYLRLAPAGTYVEECMYLIADAYIGQKKYQSAVSTLNKLKTISGMPTDQQYFYYRLGAAHQLSGSPNEAVASLRAGLEINRYTQIAYSIEDHLFELKGKNGSLIDLAFLYPYSELELVSSLREEIMAPVESISAPIDPPQFIPLKLPAKPSSGFFLQAGRFGVEANASSIAQKLRQMKLPGSYFEDKNNKSMPWVAVSGPFTTRAEAETARLIVIDNKIECFITQY; translated from the coding sequence ATGCTAAGCTTCGAACAAAGCCGCAAGATTGCGCTGCTCGTGATTGGCATGCTTTTTCTTACCATCCTGTTGGCTGCAATTCCACGTAAGGAGTTTCAAAGCCTGCAAAGCCTCTATGACAGCGGCAGGCTGGATGAGCTCGCCGGTCAGTTGATCTCCGTCAAACCCGCCAACGACGAGGAACGCGCCCAAGTGCTGCACCTGAATGCCATGCTCAAGATCAAAAAGAGCGAGATCACCGCGCTCTTGGAACAAAACATCGACAAATACCCAAAAACTAAATACGGTCAGATCAGCATGCTTGAGCGTGCCAAACTGCATATCATCGAGCGCGAAGCCGTCTTTGCCAGAAATCTGCTCTTGAGAGTCACTTCCACGGATATGATGGAAAGGTTTTATTGGCTCTGTGTCTGCGCCGAAATGCAGGATGACTATAGCGCCATGATCAGCAACGCAGAGAACTATCTGCGCCTTGCACCAGCGGGCACCTATGTCGAAGAATGCATGTATCTGATCGCTGATGCCTATATCGGGCAAAAGAAATACCAAAGTGCCGTTTCCACCCTGAACAAACTCAAAACGATCTCCGGTATGCCCACCGACCAGCAATATTTCTACTACAGATTGGGGGCAGCACATCAGCTGTCTGGCTCTCCCAATGAAGCGGTGGCAAGCTTGCGTGCCGGGCTGGAGATCAACCGTTATACGCAGATCGCATACAGCATCGAGGATCATCTCTTTGAGCTTAAGGGCAAAAATGGCTCTCTTATTGATCTGGCATTTCTATATCCCTACAGCGAATTGGAACTTGTATCCTCACTCCGGGAAGAGATCATGGCGCCAGTGGAATCGATTTCGGCACCAATCGATCCGCCCCAGTTTATTCCCTTGAAACTACCCGCCAAGCCGTCTTCCGGGTTCTTTTTGCAGGCTGGGAGATTTGGAGTGGAGGCAAACGCTTCTTCCATCGCCCAGAAACTCCGGCAGATGAAACTGCCGGGCAGTTATTTTGAGGATAAAAACAACAAATCCATGCCTTGGGTCGCGGTGAGCGGGCCATTTACCACTCGGGCGGAAGCTGAAACCGCACGCCTGATCGTGATCGATAACAAAATTGAATGTTTCATCACCCAATATTGA